The Corallococcus exiguus genome includes a region encoding these proteins:
- a CDS encoding NEW3 domain-containing protein: MFRTLLTVTLALTLGCATQEEPTPAPTAPPALAGAESAPLKEKVSQLNARLRRGEKAGLTPLLRERAEALGSLMDVDAGAALALALPESVRANLARKQPDAAPLLEARGDFEGELEVLVADNPARTEARTEHFLRVKGERLQVRFSNTPSGDLRSGLRVRVRGLKLAARLAAEDTQVVPVRQALSATSACRTTGDQRSLVILATFPGQPQTLTAEQVREVFFSTTQRSLTRYWQEVSQGRTSASGDVVGWYTLNRGYSCAESDAMRVAAIAAADADVDFRQYDRIFIVHPEATDTNCSYGGLGTLACYTQQTQDGSITASTAWLRAEYMSPNDLGVELVTHEGGHSLTLHHGSARDFGAEALGPVGSRGTLTEYGDKFTSMGDWNLGHYAAPHKVRAGWLEPSSVATVDGTDGTFTLSPLSAPMGSGLQALKVRRGFYGDGWLWLEARRQVGDYDVSFFPSQVYDGALVHYEDTYTGSYTHLLDFTPETSAWWDPAFLPGTWADPYTNLRLSVDAATPAGITVSVHYEPVPCVRAPPTVTFDTWYEYAAPGWQVDSGLSITNNDTVGCPTSTFALSTSMPAGWPTTNLPASITLEPGNQRSLYFTKEVPQGTQYATYTVDVTVARDGASITAEDILDVIAPCQQAPLEVRFDRASQTVSAGDTAAFGVTLVNHDSRACGWWYFEPASTLPAGWATDYDQYGFDIEPGGSFEFTMYKTVPTDAQGTYAVDLQILRDGYVVETTATASVTVNPCVRSAPTLSALPSTVDVVPGGTGSYTLSVTNHDAATCGASTFTLALDSDPWGSVFSTPSLTVAPGATATATLTVTAPSNAGAGSRSFELGVLRDGVSVGGAQLEARVVCVPRVPSVDFTPASATVEAGKPLTVTMAVTNNDSTACAASSFSLGASAPSGWTSSLSQMALSLARGASGQVTLTVTPPQTVSGRFTVSGTASHPGASAALGSFTVDVTPLPLKATLSVPALSYRRNGLVLVTTLVTRGTGSAQASVRFSLLRPDGLMDALTVSTDAKGKAGWSYVARVPGAHAVTATATAGTETVTSNTVGFTVQ, from the coding sequence ATGTTTCGCACGTTGTTGACCGTCACGCTGGCGCTGACCCTGGGCTGCGCCACGCAGGAGGAGCCCACGCCGGCTCCCACCGCGCCCCCGGCCCTCGCAGGGGCCGAGTCCGCGCCGTTGAAGGAGAAGGTGTCGCAGCTCAACGCCCGGCTGCGCCGGGGCGAGAAGGCGGGACTGACGCCACTGTTGCGTGAGCGCGCCGAGGCGCTGGGCTCACTGATGGACGTGGATGCGGGCGCCGCGCTGGCGCTGGCGCTTCCCGAGTCCGTGCGCGCGAACCTCGCCCGGAAGCAGCCGGACGCGGCGCCGCTGCTGGAGGCGCGCGGGGACTTCGAGGGGGAGTTGGAGGTGCTCGTCGCGGACAACCCGGCGCGGACGGAGGCGCGCACGGAGCACTTCCTGCGCGTGAAGGGCGAGCGGCTCCAGGTGCGCTTCTCGAATACTCCATCCGGGGATTTGCGCAGCGGCCTGCGCGTGCGCGTGCGGGGCCTGAAGCTGGCCGCGCGGCTGGCTGCGGAGGACACGCAGGTGGTGCCGGTGCGTCAGGCGCTCTCCGCCACGTCCGCGTGCCGCACCACGGGGGACCAGCGCTCGCTGGTCATCCTCGCCACCTTCCCGGGGCAGCCGCAGACGCTCACCGCGGAGCAGGTGCGCGAGGTGTTCTTCTCCACCACGCAGCGCTCGCTGACGCGCTACTGGCAGGAGGTGTCCCAGGGCCGCACCAGCGCCAGCGGCGACGTGGTGGGCTGGTACACGCTGAACCGGGGTTACTCGTGCGCCGAGTCGGACGCCATGCGCGTGGCCGCCATCGCCGCGGCCGACGCGGACGTGGACTTCCGGCAGTATGACCGCATCTTCATCGTCCACCCGGAGGCGACGGACACCAACTGCTCCTACGGCGGCCTGGGCACGCTGGCGTGCTACACGCAGCAGACGCAGGACGGCTCCATCACCGCCTCCACCGCGTGGCTGCGCGCCGAGTACATGAGCCCCAATGACCTGGGCGTGGAGTTGGTGACGCACGAGGGTGGCCACAGTCTCACCCTGCACCACGGCAGCGCGCGCGACTTCGGGGCGGAGGCCCTGGGCCCCGTGGGCTCGCGGGGCACGCTCACCGAGTACGGCGACAAGTTCACCTCCATGGGCGACTGGAACCTGGGCCACTACGCGGCGCCGCACAAGGTGCGCGCCGGTTGGTTGGAGCCGAGCTCGGTGGCCACGGTGGACGGCACGGACGGCACCTTCACGCTGTCCCCGCTGTCCGCGCCCATGGGCAGTGGCCTGCAGGCGCTGAAGGTGCGCCGTGGCTTCTACGGCGACGGCTGGCTGTGGCTGGAGGCCCGCCGGCAGGTGGGCGACTACGACGTCAGCTTCTTCCCCTCACAGGTGTACGACGGCGCGTTGGTGCACTACGAGGACACGTACACGGGCAGCTACACGCACCTGCTGGACTTCACGCCGGAGACGTCCGCGTGGTGGGATCCGGCCTTCCTGCCCGGCACGTGGGCGGACCCGTACACCAACCTGCGCCTGTCGGTGGACGCCGCCACGCCCGCGGGCATCACGGTGAGCGTCCACTATGAGCCCGTGCCGTGCGTGCGCGCGCCGCCGACGGTGACGTTCGACACCTGGTACGAGTACGCCGCGCCGGGCTGGCAGGTGGACAGCGGCCTCTCCATCACCAACAACGACACGGTGGGCTGCCCTACCTCCACCTTCGCGCTCTCCACGTCGATGCCAGCGGGCTGGCCGACCACGAACCTCCCCGCCAGCATCACCCTGGAGCCCGGCAATCAGCGCTCCCTCTACTTCACCAAGGAGGTGCCGCAGGGCACGCAGTACGCCACGTACACGGTGGATGTCACCGTCGCGCGTGACGGCGCGAGCATCACCGCGGAGGACATACTGGATGTGATTGCGCCGTGCCAGCAGGCGCCCCTCGAGGTGCGCTTCGACCGGGCCTCGCAGACGGTGAGCGCCGGGGACACGGCTGCCTTTGGCGTCACCCTCGTCAACCACGACTCGCGCGCGTGCGGGTGGTGGTACTTCGAGCCCGCGTCCACGCTGCCCGCGGGCTGGGCCACGGACTATGACCAGTATGGCTTCGACATCGAGCCCGGCGGTTCGTTCGAGTTCACGATGTACAAGACGGTGCCCACGGACGCGCAGGGAACCTACGCCGTGGACCTCCAGATTCTGCGGGACGGCTATGTGGTGGAGACCACCGCCACGGCCTCCGTCACGGTGAATCCCTGCGTGCGCTCGGCGCCGACGCTCAGCGCGCTGCCGTCGACGGTGGACGTGGTGCCGGGAGGGACGGGAAGCTACACGCTGTCAGTCACCAACCACGATGCGGCGACGTGTGGAGCTTCCACGTTCACGCTGGCGCTGGATTCGGACCCGTGGGGCTCGGTGTTCTCCACGCCGTCGCTCACGGTGGCGCCCGGGGCCACGGCCACCGCGACGCTGACGGTCACCGCGCCTTCGAACGCGGGCGCGGGCAGCCGTTCCTTCGAGCTGGGCGTGCTGCGTGACGGGGTATCCGTTGGTGGCGCGCAGTTGGAGGCGCGCGTGGTGTGCGTGCCCCGTGTGCCGTCGGTGGACTTCACGCCGGCCTCGGCCACCGTGGAGGCGGGCAAGCCGCTAACCGTGACGATGGCGGTGACGAACAACGACAGTACGGCGTGCGCCGCGAGCAGCTTCTCGCTGGGCGCCTCGGCACCGTCGGGCTGGACGTCGAGCCTGTCGCAGATGGCGCTCTCGCTGGCTCGTGGCGCGAGCGGACAGGTGACGCTCACCGTGACTCCTCCGCAGACGGTGTCCGGTCGCTTCACGGTGAGCGGGACGGCTTCGCACCCGGGCGCGAGCGCGGCGCTGGGCAGCTTCACGGTGGACGTCACCCCGCTGCCGCTGAAGGCCACGCTGTCGGTGCCGGCGCTCAGCTACAGGCGCAACGGTCTGGTGCTCGTCACGACCCTCGTGACGCGAGGAACAGGCTCCGCGCAGGCAAGCGTGCGATTCAGTCTGCTCCGTCCGGATGGCCTCATGGACGCGCTCACCGTGTCCACGGATGCCAAGGGCAAGGCAGGATGGAGCTACGTGGCGCGCGTGCCCGGTGCGCACGCCGTCACCGCCACCGCCACGGCGGGCACGGAGACGGTCACCAGCAACACGGTGGGCTTCACCGTGCAGTGA
- a CDS encoding ABC transporter ATP-binding protein, translating into MASLRNILPVLRMVWESGPRTVVAHLVLRTLAALIPLAVLVVARWIVDGVVANASAGLGMTSRLWGFVALEFGLAVLGAVLSRGIDYVGVVLRENYVRQVSLRLMAQASRLDLATYEDPAFHDRLERARAQATDRLVMVAAISRFLQLGLTTVSLCVGIVVFSPWILLNIVVCLVPAALGEAYFGARVYALNFRHTPKRRELDYLRQLGASRESAKELKIFGLSSFLMSRYESVSGELRDEVVKLSRRALAGLSLLSVVSSLGYYGAYAFVVYQAARGSLSVGELTFLAGAIAGANRTLQEFSVTGAGIADQALYIRDMLAFFALQPSIRSSTNAVPVPKPIRKGLEFRDVTFTYPGRPEPVLRGVSFHMAPGERIALIGENGQGKTTIVKLMMRLYEPSSGQILLDGVDLRDYRLEDLWHEVGVIFQDFARYEMTAHHNIAVGRIEQHEDPARILEAARKSQADAVIDRLPGRYAQMLGRRFDGGLDLSGGEWQRIALARAYLRDAQILVLDEPTAALDARAELDVFNRFGELSSGKMALLISHRFSTVKMADRILVLENGKVVEEGPHEQLVAVGGRYATMYELQASRYR; encoded by the coding sequence TTGGCTTCGCTCCGAAACATCCTGCCGGTGCTCCGCATGGTGTGGGAGTCGGGCCCGAGGACGGTGGTCGCCCACCTCGTGCTCCGGACGCTGGCGGCGTTGATCCCCCTGGCGGTCCTCGTCGTCGCCCGGTGGATCGTCGATGGCGTCGTGGCCAACGCCAGCGCGGGGCTCGGGATGACGAGCCGGCTCTGGGGATTTGTCGCGCTGGAGTTCGGGCTGGCGGTCCTGGGCGCCGTCCTCTCCAGGGGGATCGACTACGTAGGCGTGGTGCTGCGTGAGAACTACGTGCGGCAGGTGAGCTTGCGGTTGATGGCGCAGGCTTCGCGGCTGGACCTCGCGACCTACGAGGACCCGGCGTTCCATGACCGCCTGGAGCGGGCCCGGGCCCAGGCCACGGACCGGCTGGTGATGGTCGCCGCGATCTCCCGCTTCCTGCAGCTGGGGCTGACGACCGTGAGCCTGTGCGTGGGCATCGTGGTCTTCTCCCCGTGGATCCTGCTGAACATCGTGGTCTGCCTCGTGCCCGCGGCACTGGGCGAGGCGTACTTCGGGGCGCGAGTGTATGCGCTGAACTTCCGGCACACGCCCAAGCGGCGTGAGCTCGACTACTTGAGACAGCTTGGCGCGAGCAGGGAGAGCGCGAAGGAGCTCAAGATCTTCGGCTTGAGCTCCTTCCTGATGAGCCGCTACGAGAGCGTGTCGGGAGAGCTCCGGGACGAGGTCGTGAAGCTGTCGCGACGCGCGCTCGCGGGCCTGTCCCTGCTCTCGGTGGTCAGCTCACTCGGCTACTACGGCGCCTATGCCTTCGTCGTCTACCAGGCCGCGCGCGGGTCCCTGAGCGTGGGGGAGCTCACGTTCCTCGCGGGGGCCATCGCGGGAGCAAACCGGACGCTCCAGGAGTTCTCCGTGACGGGTGCGGGCATCGCGGACCAGGCGCTCTACATCCGCGACATGCTGGCGTTCTTCGCGCTCCAGCCGTCCATCCGCTCGTCGACGAACGCGGTCCCGGTCCCCAAACCCATCCGCAAGGGATTGGAGTTCCGCGATGTGACCTTCACGTATCCCGGCAGACCCGAGCCTGTCCTCCGGGGTGTGAGCTTCCACATGGCTCCGGGGGAGCGCATCGCGCTCATCGGGGAGAACGGGCAGGGGAAGACGACCATCGTGAAGCTGATGATGCGGCTCTACGAGCCGAGCTCGGGGCAGATCCTGCTCGATGGCGTCGACCTGCGGGACTACCGGCTGGAGGACCTGTGGCACGAGGTCGGTGTCATCTTCCAGGACTTCGCGCGCTACGAGATGACGGCCCATCACAACATCGCGGTGGGCCGTATCGAGCAGCACGAGGATCCGGCGCGCATCCTGGAGGCCGCGCGCAAGAGCCAGGCCGACGCGGTGATCGACCGGTTGCCGGGCCGGTACGCGCAGATGCTGGGACGCCGCTTCGACGGCGGACTCGACCTGTCCGGAGGCGAGTGGCAGCGGATCGCGCTCGCCCGGGCGTACCTGCGCGACGCGCAGATCCTCGTCCTGGACGAACCGACCGCGGCGCTCGATGCCCGTGCGGAGCTGGACGTCTTCAACCGGTTCGGTGAGCTGTCGAGCGGGAAGATGGCGCTGCTCATCTCGCACCGGTTCTCGACGGTCAAGATGGCGGACCGCATCCTCGTCCTGGAGAACGGGAAGGTCGTCGAGGAGGGCCCCCACGAGCAGTTGGTCGCCGTCGGGGGGCGCTACGCGACGATGTACGAGCTACAGGCCTCCCGGTACCGCTGA